Proteins co-encoded in one Actinomycetota bacterium genomic window:
- a CDS encoding recombinase family protein produces the protein MGHLLGYARVSTTDQHPQLQVDALQRAGCYRVFTETASGARTDRSTLEQLLDQLRPGDTLVVWKLDRLGRSLRHLVDTVTGLAERGIGFRSLQEAIDTTTPGGKLVFHVFAALAEFERDLTRERTSAGLTAARARGRQGGRPSVMTAHKLQVAREMHGSGQYTVSAIATTLGVSRASIYRHLARDGG, from the coding sequence ATGGGACACCTGCTCGGCTATGCTCGCGTCTCCACCACCGACCAGCACCCCCAGCTCCAGGTCGACGCCCTCCAGCGCGCCGGCTGCTACCGGGTGTTCACCGAGACCGCCAGCGGCGCCCGCACCGACCGGTCCACCCTCGAGCAGCTCTTAGACCAGCTGCGCCCGGGCGACACCCTCGTCGTGTGGAAACTAGATCGGCTGGGTCGGTCACTGCGACATCTGGTTGACACGGTCACTGGCCTGGCTGAGCGCGGGATCGGGTTCCGGAGCCTGCAGGAAGCCATCGACACGACCACGCCTGGCGGCAAGCTCGTCTTCCACGTCTTCGCCGCGCTGGCCGAGTTCGAACGCGACCTCACCCGCGAACGGACCAGCGCCGGGCTGACTGCTGCCCGAGCCCGCGGCCGCCAGGGCGGCCGACCCTCGGTCATGACCGCCCACAAGCTCCAGGTGGCTCGAGAGATGCATGGCTCTGGGCAGTACACGGTCAGCGCGATCGCCACGACTCTGGGGGTCAGTCGGGCCTCGATCTACCGGCATCTCGCCCGCGACGGAGGCTGA
- a CDS encoding DUF3024 domain-containing protein: protein MVTGNARVSDLAVAKVRRFCDQRVPAEARDEVCLEVTTRAATITIVERRPLWQGGPGAWTRMLIAQLRYDTAAGTWTLYWADRNRRWHRYDHLDPTPQLDDLLKEIDEDPLFIFWG from the coding sequence ATGGTCACCGGCAACGCCCGCGTGTCGGACCTGGCGGTCGCCAAGGTCCGCAGATTCTGCGATCAGCGCGTCCCCGCCGAGGCCCGGGACGAGGTTTGCCTGGAGGTTACGACCCGGGCCGCCACCATCACCATCGTTGAGCGCCGACCGTTGTGGCAGGGCGGGCCTGGGGCGTGGACGCGCATGTTGATCGCTCAGCTTCGCTACGACACCGCCGCGGGCACCTGGACCCTGTACTGGGCGGACCGCAACCGACGCTGGCACCGCTACGACCACCTCGACCCAACCCCCCAGCTCGACGACCTCCTCAAGGAGATCGACGAGGACCCCCTCTTCATCTTCTGGGGATAG